A region of Anopheles merus strain MAF chromosome 2R, AmerM5.1, whole genome shotgun sequence DNA encodes the following proteins:
- the LOC121588935 gene encoding proton channel OtopLc-like — MRITRYSRTRGGDYYQRGAAKPYRRRGAHNGPIPFRDYTGHSQPAAYSPYHGSGQERRYRGGPSPSDDRQPSVPRDRPAERASRERYRTDDYSRHSVSRDRSLSSVLSDISSGSSCFGTVRASEAYGSPAYEDLTDEDKRGSVDEMTDSSMALSLAPPPVPKHKKRKKDKRKKEKARERERKRAKKDRRRQKEILEERICPPEHDVAQSKEIFASGQNILVSVSFIDNEKGGKERGDRHKKSKRKKAKREKTRDKLIVTKEERASDAAASGRTPRRNSSPSPASRELEAKDVKEKYNLKQQQQPAQSEQEKKGQEHDPKQLQHQQQQQQADKHQSTALQSADPKPPAAKKKKLDPGVKPVMVIDLERSPGGQIISSPREVIVLSDEEGKRSMVQRPGKEEAKGNEADQSNRGPNTPPEPAPKSPDSYDPFEPTKSSPSTAISRHDMGSISSLSFLDHHTHHHQDDQQKEAKGDYHHHSQGHHPHHHHHHHHHHPHHPHHGHHHGHHGQMGSGQDRSMAQPDPTGSSDGVLDLHPDSPPYDKMNALNSSPARTATTSHPYHHLHHPSPMKAIIKSMPKKLLAAGGGREARSHGTAGKANAPTAGGQPSGGGTTSGGATTSGGVPFEDELNDGDISPYSPRSSDCDEQMFEPPCHDGNGETQTIALTVDNLRKVFGNDPKTLYGDLRKSYQHRSVIAVDEMYKPHKMTLEMLDEIPDSAVDMQVKEKLIKKLQRQERIVEEVKHCLKPHFNKKRIDKDEYKEIMRKSIPKICHSRSGEINPAKIQALITAYVKKAIAKRRLMGGEGSASGTPLVNPGSYGMPAGTATATATSIPPVMLMNR, encoded by the exons ATGCGTATAACGCGATACTCGCGTACGAGAGGGGGAGACTACTATCAGCGCGGTGCCGCGAAACCGTACCGCAGGCGCGGTGCACACAATGGACCGATTCCATTCCGGGACTACACCGGCCACAGTCAACCGGCGGCGTACTCCCCATACCACGGCAGCGGGCAGGAGCGGCGATACCGTGGAGGGCCCTCGCCCTCGGACGACCGACAGCCGTCGGTGCCGCGCGACCGACCAGCGGAACGGGCGTCCCGCGAACGGTACCGCACCGACGACTACTCCCGGCACAGCGTGAGCCGCGACCGCAGCCTCTCGTCCGTGCTGAGCGACATCAGCTCCGGCAGCAGCTGCTTCGGGACGGTGCGGGCGAGCGAAGCGTACGGCAGCCCGGCGTACGAGGACCTCACCGACGAGGACAAACGGGGATCGGTGGACGAGATGACGGACTCGTCGATGGCCCTGTCGCTGGCGCCGCCGCCCGTTCCGAAGCACAAGAAGCGCAAGAAAGACAAGCGCAAAAAGGAGAAGGCCCGCGAGCGGGAGCGCAAGCGGGCGAAAAAGGATCGGCGCCGGCAGAAGGAAATCCTCGAGGAGCGCATCTGCCCGCCCGAGCACGACGTAGCCCAGTCGAAGGAGATATTCGCCTCCGGCCAGAACATACTCGTCAGCGTCAGCTTCATCGATAACGAGAAGGGCGGCAAGGAGCGAGGCGACCGGCACAAGAAGAGCAAGCGGAAGAAGGCGAAGCGGGAAAAGACGCGCGACAAGCTGATCGTTACCAAAGAGGAGCGTGCGTCCGATGCGGCAGCATCTGGCCGCACTCCTCGCCGGAACAGCAGTCCCAGCCCGGCCAGCCGCGAGCTGGAGGCGAAGGACGTGAAAGAGAAGTACAAtctaaagcagcagcagcagccagcgcaATCGGAGCAGGAGAAGAAGGGCCAGGAGCATGATCCCAAGCAACTgcaacaccaacagcagcagcagcaggcggatAAGCATCAGTCAACGGCGCTTCAATCAGCCGATCCGAAACCGCCGGcggccaagaagaagaagctcgATCCGGGCGTCAAACCGGTGATGGTCATCGATCTGGAGCGTTCGCCCGGCGGGCAGATAATCTCCAGCCCGAGGGAGGTGATCGTGCTGAGCGACGAGGAGGGCAAACGGTCGATGGTGCAACGGCCTGGCAAGGAGGAAGCGAAAGGGAACGAAGCCGACCAAAGCAACCGTGGCCCCAATACGCCCCCGGAACCGGCCCCCAAATCGCCCGACTCGTACGATCCGTTCGAGCCGACGAAATCGTCCCCGAGCACCGCCATCTCCCGGCACGACATGGGCAGCATATCATCGCTCAGCTTTCTCGATCACCATACTCACCACCATCAGGATGATCAGCAGAAAGAGGCGAAAGGTGACTACCATCATCACTCGCAGGGTCACCAtccgcaccatcaccaccaccaccaccatcatcatccgcaCCATCCACACCACGGACACCATCACGGGCACCATGGGCAGATGGGCTCGGGACAGGACCGCTCCATGGCACAGCCGGACCCGACGGGCAGCTCCGATGGAGTGCTGGATCTGCATCCCGACTCACCGCCGTACGACAAGATGAACGCGCTCAACAGCAGCCCGGCGCGCACGGCCACCACGAGCCATCCGTACCACCACCTGCACCATCCGTCACCGATGAAGGCGATCATCAAGTCGATGCCGAAGAAGCTGCTCGCTGCAGGCGGTGGTCGAGAGGCACGCTCGCACGGTACGGCCGGCAAAGCGAACGCACCGACGGCCGGCGGTCAGCCCAGCGGCGGTGGTACGACCAGTGGCGGTGCGACCACAAGTGGCGGTGTCCCGTTCGAGGATGAGCTGAACGATGGGGACATTTCACCGTACTCGCCCCGCTCGAGCGATTGTGACGAGCAAATGTTCGAACCACCGTGCCACGACGGCAACGGGGAAACGCAAACGATCGCACTGACGGTTGACAACCTGCGCAAGGTGTTCGGGAACGATCCGAAAACGCTGTACGGCGATCTGCGGAAAAGCTACCAGCATCGATCGGTCATTGCGGTGGACGAAATGTACAAAC CGCATAAAATGACGCTGGAAATGCTGGATGAAATACCTGACTCCGCGGTCGACATGCAGGTCAAGGAAAAG ctcatcaAAAAGCTCCAACGGCAGGAGCGAATCGTGGAGGAGGTGAAACATTGCCTTAAGCCTCACTTCAACAAGAAGCGTATCGACAAGGACGAATACAAGGAGATTATGCGAAAGTCTATCCCCAAG ATCTGCCACAGCCGTTCGGGAGAAATCAATCCGGCCAAGATACAGGCCCTCATTACGGCGTACGTCAAGAAGGCGATCGCCAAACGGAGACTGATGGGCGGTGAAGGATCCGCCTCCGGCACACCGTTGGTAAACCCGGGCAGCTACGGGATGCCGGCGGGCACGGCCACCGCTACAGCAACCTCCATACCCCCGGTAATGCTAATGAATCGTTGA
- the LOC121590994 gene encoding attractin, whose product MPLEHLQMFVYLLHKSKYRRKRDPPPIRPMVGGRPAGPHSSVWRLALLVLLALSCHLGPTVLVSSHGLAGVADPGKCSEVRCMNGGVCKNGTCLCPDGWQGSECQFCGGKVRLTEPSGSIHDGLGNYSIGVKCSWLIDAREHNSITDKVLTEPGRPSVIRLHLEEFATECGWDHLYVYDGDSVESPLLAVFSGLMYRKNFTIRRIPEVFAHSGSALLHFFSDDAYNMSGFNISYQVNACPTNDSSLNCSGNGDCWNGECSCNSGFTGAACNIPRCPNYCSAHLGRGVCDRKQQRCVCSAGYTGNDCSQAIAHGYWTAIDAGETEGFTPPGSASHGAAVFHDTLYVIAGESYGKAEALLYMYDFNGKVWETAHTESRPAPELRYGASTVIFGDKIFMYGGVIEGRGVCGELWAFDVSAKIWENITVKAEQCNDTYEMCGPLRSAGHTATIVSNYDQVGGKKVLTGGGSSQKMVVIFGHSPQFGYLNTVQEFNFGTREWRIVPTRGYPVKGGYGHSAAYDPLRERIYVYGGIVSESDSSQLLSNKLYSYEPHERLWTLLETAPTARFLHTANFLTPGLMMVFGGNTHNDTSHSFGAKCYSRDLMVYDVLCDSWHAQPMPDDLYADLARFGHSAVVFERSLYVYGGFDGQMVNDMLQFTPGDCQAFNRTDQCLNARPGVKCVWDIQKSRCLPAAAVQRERLFDRDQEGLEVCPKKSRLVMTQHELMDYELCSQLTTCQGCVSTAYGCMFCGIGNGKGICVKEKCPDVSYTYRADFYPTKALKDCPDNDEHVCAQLHGCHACTAVSVCHWDYEHSRCQYSRNKSGDALNDACPPACSGLTSCGNCTQEECIWCQNEQRCVDKNAYTASFPYGQCREWTTGSSKCRAASSGKSQCGFYRTCAQCRDDPACGWCDDGSLTGLGKCLPGGDSGAHEESECPAQRWHFTHCPSCQCNGHSTCPDAKTCKQPCSNLTFGPNCDKCKPGFWGNPVNGGICQKCECNGQAQYCHSETGKCFCSTKGLAGDHCEKCDATNHYHGDPSRGSCYYDLTIDYQFTFNLSKKEDRHFTQINFRNSPVKPDIDADFTITCSVAARMNITIRTAGGIEKPLFSAVNCSTFRYRFSKAEHQFGVEDNVTLTTFYVYVYDFQPPLWIQIAFSQYPKLNLQQFFITFSTCFLLLLVMAAILWKIKQHYDMFRRRQRLFVEMEQMASRPFSQVLVEIESREYNELSPAVENITAAPRKRKKDSPSPIALEPCEGNRAAVLSLLVRLPTGGLQHSPPGQSAGLAVASALVTLGNPRRSSIEHPKEPKTKRKQSQHPDSCI is encoded by the exons ATGCCGCTCGAGCATctgcaaatgtttgtttatctgCTGCACAAATCCAAGTACCGAAGAAAACGGGACCCCCCACCGATCCGGCCGATGGTGGGTGGCCGGCCCGCGGGCCCCCACAGCAGTGTGTGGCGCCTtgcgctgctggtgctgctcgcTTTATCGTGCCATCTCGGCCCGACCGTGCTCGTCTCGAGCCACGGGCTGGCCGGGGTGGCCGACCCCGGCAAGTGCAGCGAGGTGCGCTGCATGAACGGTGGCGTCTGCAAGAACGGCACCTGCCTCTGTCCGGACGGCTGGCAGGGGTCCGAGTGCCAATTCTGCGGTGGTAAGGTTAG ACTGACGGAACCATCGGGCAGCATCCACGATGGGCTGGGAAACTACTCGATCGGCGTCAAGTGCAGCTGGCTGATCGATGCCCGCGAGCACAACAGCATCACCGACAAGGTGTTGACCGAGCCGGGCCGTCCATCGGTGATTCGGCTGCACCTGGAAGAGTTCGCGACCGAGTGCGGCTGGGACCATCTGTACGTGTACGATGGCGATTCGGTCGAGTCGCCGCTGCTGGCCGTGTTTAGCGGGCTGATGTACAGGAAAAACTTCACCATCCGCCGCATCCCGGAGGTGTTCGCTCACTCCGGGTCGGCCCTGCTGCACTTCTTCAGCGACGATGCGTACAACATGTCCGGCTTCAACATTTCGTACCAGGTGAACGCCTGCCCGACGAACGACTCGTCGCTCAACTGTTCCGGCAACGGGGACTGCTGGAATGGCGAGTGCAGCTGCAACAGTGGCTTCACCGGCGCGGCCTGCAACATTCCCCGCTGCCCGAACTACTGCTCCGCCCATCTGGGGCGCGGGGTGTGCGACAGGAAGCAGCAGCGCTGCGTCTGCAGCGCGGGCTACACCGGCAACGACTGCTCGCAGGCGATCGCGCACGGCTACTGGACGGCGATCGATGCCGGCGAAACCGAGGGCTTCACGCCGCCGGGCAGCGCGTCGCACGGGGCAGCCGTGTTTCACGACACGCTGTACGTGATCGCGGGCGAAAGCTACGGCAAGGCGGAAGCCCTGCTCTACATGTACGACTTCAACGGCAAGGTGTGGGAAACGGCCCACACCGAGAGCAGGCCGGCGCCGGAGCTGCGGTACGGCGCGTCGACCGTGATCTTCGGCGACAAGATCTTCATGTACGGTGGCGTGATCGAGGGCAGGGGCGTTTGCGGCGAGCTGTGGGCGTTCGATGTGAGCGCCAAGATTTGGGAAAACATCACCGTGAAGGCGGAACAGTGCAACGACACGTACGAGATGTGCGGGCCTCTACGGTCCGCCGGCCACACCGCCACGATCGTGTCCAACTACGACCAGGTCGGTGGGAAGAAGGTGCTGACCGGCGGGGGTAGCTCGCAGAAGATGGTGGTCATCTTTGGCCACTCGCCGCAGTTCGGCTACCTCAACACGGTGCAGGAGTTTAACTTCGGGACGCGCGAGTGGCGCATCGTGCCGACGCGCGGCTACCCGGTGAAGGGCGGCTACGGCCACTCGGCCGCGTACGATCCGCTGCGCGAGCGCATCTACGTGTACGGCGGCATCGTGTCGGAGAGCGACAGCTCGCAGCTGCTGAGCAACAAACTGTACAGCTACGAGCCGCACGAGCGGCTGTGGACGCTGCTGGAGACGGCACCGACGGCGCGCTTCCTGCACACGGCCAACTTCCTGACGCCCGGTCTGATGATGGTGTTCGGCGGCAACACGCACAACGATACCTCGCACAGCTTCGGCGCGAAGTGCTACTCGCGCGACCTTATGGTGTATGACGTGCTGTGCGACTCGTGGCACGCCCAGCCGATGCCGGACGACCTGTACGCGGATCTGGCCCGGTTCGGGCACTCGGCCGTCGTGTTCGAGCGGTCGCTGTACGTCTACGGCGGGTTCGACGGGCAGATGGTGAACGATATGCTCCAGTTTACGCCCGGCGACTGCCAAGCGTTCAATCGCACCGACCAGTGTCTTAATGCGCGCCCGGGCGTGAAGTGTGTGTGGGACATCCAGAAGAGCCGGTGCCTGCCGGCGGCCGCGGTGCAGCGCGAGCGACTGTTTGACCGCGACCAGGAGGGACTGGAGGTGTGCCCGAAAAAGAGCCGGCTGGTGATGACCCAGCACGAGCTGATGGATTACGAGCTGTGCAGCCAGCTGACGACGTGCCAGGGCTGCGTGTCGACCGCGTACGGCTGCATGTTCTGCGGCATCGGCAACGGGAAGGGCATCTGCGTGAAGGAGAAGTGCCCGGACGTGTCGTACACGTACCGGGCCGACTTTTATCCCACCAAAGCGCTCAAAGACTGCCCGGACAATGATGAACACGTGTGTGCGCAGCTGCACGGCTGCCACGCCTGCACCGCTGTCAGCGTGTGCCACTGGGACTACGAGCACAGCAGGTGCCAGTACAGCCGGAACAAGTCGGGCGACGCGCTGAACGACGCCTGCCCGCCGGCCTGCTCGGGGCTGACGTCCTGCGGCAACTGCACGCAGGAGGAGTGCATCTGGTGCCAGAACGAGCAGCGGTGCGTGGACAAGAACGCGTACACGGCCAGCTTCCCGTACGGCCAGTGTCGCGAGTGGACGACCGGTTCGAGCAAATGCCGGGCGGCGAGCAGTGGCAAGAGCCAGTGCGGGTTCTACCGCACCTGCGCCCAGTGTCGGGACGATCCGGCCTGCGGATGGTGCGACGACGGCTCACTGACCGGGCTCGGCAAGTGTCTGCCGGGCGGGGACAGTGGCGCACACGAGGAGTCGGAGTGCCCGGCGCAGCGGTGGCATTTTACGCACTGCCCGAGCTGCCAGTGCAACGGGCACAGCACCTGCCCGGATGCGAAGACGTGCAAGCAACCGTGCAGCAATCTAACGTTCGGCCCGAACTGCGACAAGTGCAAGCCGGGCTTCTGGGGCAATCCGGTGAACGGGGGCATCTGCCAGAAGTGTGAATGCAACGGCCAGGCCCAGTACTGCCACAGCGAGACGGGCAAGTGCTTCTGCAGCACCAAGGGACTGGCGGGCGACCACTGCGAGAAGTGCGACGCGACCAACCACTACCACGGCGATCCGAGCCGCGGGTCGTGCTACTACGATCTGACGATCGACTACCAGTTTACGTTCAACCTGTCCAAGAAGGAGGATCGCCACTTCACGCAGATCAACTTCCGCAACTCGCCGGTCAAGCCGGACATCGATGCGGACTTTACGATCACGTGCAGCGTGGCGGCGCGCATGAACATCACCATCCGGACGGCGGGCGGTATCGAGAAGCCACTGTTTTCCGCCGTCAACTGCTCCACCTTTCGGTATCGCTTTTCCAAGGCCGAGCATCAGTTCGGCGTCGAGGACAATGTGACGCTCACGACGTTCTACGTGTATGTGTACGACTTTCAGCCCCCGCTCTGGATACAGATTGCGTTTTCGCAGTATCCGAAGCTGAACCTGCAACAGTTCTTCATTACCTTCTCAAC ATGTTTCCTCTTACTCCTCGTCATGGCGGCCATTCTGTGGAAGATCAAGCAACATTACGATATGTTCCGGCGTCGTCAGCGTCTGTTTGTTGAAATGGAGCAGATGGCATCGAGACCATTTTCGCAG GTTTTGGTGGAGATTGAAAGTAGAGAGTACAACGAGCTATCGCCAGCGGTAGAAAACATCACAGCTGCACCGCGGAAACGTAAAAAG GACTCACCCAGTCCGATTGCGCTGGAGCCGTGTGAAGGCAACAGGGCGGCAGTTCTTTCGCTTCTAGTCCGGCTGCCAACGG GCGGCCTTCAGCATTCTCCTCCTGGTCAATCGGCAGGTCTTGCCGTCGCAAGTGCATTAGTAACGTTAGGAAACCCGCGACGCTCGTCGATAGAACATCCGAAGGAACCTAAGACTAAGCGTAAGCAGAGCCAACACCCTGATAGCTGTATATAA
- the LOC121588932 gene encoding nuclear pore complex protein Nup133 codes for MDRTFSFGGGPIKNSTMSRSRQSLGGSLFSGGARSTNTSTFARQGSGRYSLSSRSNVSTLRVVAKSEYNILESYGFSLPVQVTEVLTFNERSINVSVNYGQNGWAWLVQGRRLFVWQYRDNAGQKAAGSGFGGEPFATPRRPYAGQCRQLTLPHCDIGHKATLVTVFVNEGQQMASCLAVSPAGDVRYWQSIAHDGSSIDECNILEGQEFEQLVGLGGQEFVLATTTCSLMRLNVHLQNGRYVIVPRLIKPPSGFFGGIGKRFASIIIGMNNGQDRENKLVKMSCEKISHNPTEWHITVLADRWIQRWAVQPQSGIERFLSEDADIMKKMRDFFHQKLWSTRDASEIELWALDMQPTDRGVIILAAAVNQQRSQQVYYALMTVIYEADSTFTLKDTTIMRYKGFYSAERLAELIDFRFIANRSIAYVYNDRCIFPVALNDAGAGSIASTAGGSGGSDGGSSPPTSGSGEEVEKIEFHAREDMILMGNCFQNMPLFFSRLNGMVIVTPSDFDPSDMFNSSVSSDMFNPNGSSIADATVFMQQSIFAPATTNAGNLILYELDPEEIANTPTDGPDELDPVHQLKAAFIYHIKRNTVAADGLIASMLELPGQRELVDGELDRTVLKIAIDLAQDTPAADPRWEVTDKHALGSSTSMQIIQQLREKNVAYTQFIEFLHSRKLWDRLNAVTGGAGAGTEAGNARPTSLCLADIGEKIVATIGIKCLHNSHSRIIDEAINLVLRQSNRTVPFPNLTPQDLFYAQTNRVEELFKVLSELVDGYVQQELTALQIQSALVDVNTIVLTVLQEVVKYRESKAGTFTVREELQKRYEQIPWTAMAGKHGLRDVLLQLISCTLRHGVKGTAEPEFRMKHFKHLTELIDYVLDGRKTYLESVHDEEKYAVLLQQYESQRSDLIYPLVEAEQYEMAAKLAEKYLDFQTLVEICDKTNNQERLDEYIERYKEHDFSQFAISWHMNQNRQGDILLRFKNNQSALARFLVDHPSMAWIQLLFNGEIAQAADVLLSLAQREKELLARKRAMLCLGKLCLLAAEGDTFQGQIDAINAELELIDIQENIPSEILEMFGYDTKHAKVLTPEEIVDLYIADEYSKSSEKEFRYALSLLPYVEDPIEVRHRIWCAAVLRDSWEEYNKNAPLDSMQNMLFFRLIDLCYISDAGELENFLPPLESFLNAPELGDLTQSKSFQYLMKLGYEHINESYRKK; via the exons ATGGATCGCACGTTTTCGTTTGGCGGTGGCCCGATCAAAAATAGTACCATGTCCCGGTCGCGACAATCGCTCGGCGGCTCACTGTTTTCGGGCGGTGCACGATCAACCAACACAAGCACGTTTGCACGCCAAGGCTCGGG CCGTTACAGCTTATCGTCCCGGTCGAACGTGTCCACGCTACGCGTGGTCGCCAAATCGGAGTACAACATACTCGAATCGTACGGCTTTTCGCTGCCGGTGCAGGTGACCGAGGTTCTTACGTTCAACGAGCGCAGCATCAACGTGTCGGTAAACTACGGTCAGAATGGTTGGGCATGGTTGGTGCAAGGTCGCCGGCTGTTCGTGTGGCAGTATCGGGACAATGCGGGCCAAAAGGCAGCGGGCAGCGGGTTTGGCGGGGAGCCCTTCGCTACCCCGAGGCGCCCGTACGCCGGCCAGTGCCGTCAGCTCACCCTGCCCCACTGTGATATCGGCCACAAGGCAACGCTGGTGACGGTGTTTGTGAACGAGGGCCAACAGATGGCTTCCTGTCTGGCCGTGTCGCCGGCCGGTGACGTGCGTTACTGGCAGTCGATCGCCCACGACGGATCGTCTATCGACGAGTGCAACATTCTGGAAGGGCAAGAGTTCGAGCAGCTGGTCGGGCTCGGTGGGCAGGAGTTTGTGCTTGCCACGACCACGTGCAGCTTGATGCGGCTAAATGTGCATCTGCAGAACGGACGGTACGTGATAGTGCCGCGGCTGATCAAGCCACCGTCGGGCTTTTTCGGCGGCATCGGCAAACGGTTCGCGTCCATCATAATCGGAATGAATAACGGTCAGGATAGGGAAAAT AAACTGGTAAAAATGAGTTGTGAAAAAATCTCCCACAATCCCACCGAATGGCACATTACTGTGCTGGCTGACCGGTGGATTCAGCGGTGGGCAGTGCAACCACAGAGCGGCATCGAACGCTTCCTAAGCGAGGACGCTGACATTATGAAGAAAATGCGCGACTTTTTCCACCAAAAGCTGTGGAGCACGCGGGATGCGTCGGAGATTGAGCTGTGGGCCCTGGACATGCAGCCGACCGATCGGGGCGTAATCATACTGGCCGCGGCCGTCAATCAGCAACGCTCCCAGCAGGTGTACTACGCGCTGATGACGGTAATCTACGAAGCGGACAGCACCTTCACCCTGAAGGACACCACCATCATGCGCTACAAAGGGTTCTATAGTGCGGAGCGTTTGGCGGAGCTGATCGATTTCCGGTTCATAGCGAATCGTAGCATTGCCTACGTGTACAACGATCGGTGCATTTTCCCCGTCGCACTGAACGACGCCGGTGCGGGAAGCATCGCCTCCACTGCCGGTGGGTCTGGCGGTAGCGATGGTGGTAGCAGTCCCCCCACATCGGGCTCCGGAGAGGAAGTGGAAAAAATCGAATTTCACGCCCGGGAGGATATGATCCTGATGGGCAATTGCTTTCAAAACATGCCCCTGTTCTTCTCTCGCCTCAACGGCATGGTAATCGTCACGCCGTCCGATTTCGATCCGAGCGATATGTTCAACTCGTCCGTTTCGTCCGACATGTTCAACCCGAACGGCTCTTCCATTGCGGACGCGACTGTGTTTATGCAGCAGTCGATCTTTGCCCCCGCCACGACCAATGCGGGCAATTTGATCCTGTACGAGCTGGACCCGGAAGAGATCGCCAACACGCCAACCGATGGGCCGGACGAGCTGGACCCGGTGCACCAGCTGAAGGCGGCCTTCATCTATCACATCAAGCGCAACACGGTGGCGGCGGATGGACTGATTGCCAGCATGCTCGAGCTGCCCGGCCAGCGCGAACTGGTGGACGGCGAGCTTGACCGTACGGTGCTGAAGATTGCGATCGACCTGGCGCAGGACACACCGGCGGCCGATCCGCGCTGGGAGGTTACCGACAAGCATGCGCTCGGTTCATCGACCTCGATGCAAATCATTCAGCAGCTGCGGGAGAAGAATGTTGCCTACACGCAGTTCATCGAGTTTCTGCACAGCCGCAAGCTGTGGGACCGTTTAAATGCGGTCACTGGCGGCGCCGGAGCGGGAACGGAGGCAGGCAATGCCCGGCCAACCTCGCTGTGTCTGGCGGACATTGGCGAGAAGATAGTGGCCACGATTGGCATCAAATGTCTGCACAACAGTCATTCGCGTATAATCGACGAAGCGATCAATCTGGTGCTACGGCAGTCGAACCGCACCGTACCGTTTCCGAACCTAACGCCGCAGGATCTGTTTTACGCCCAGACGAACCGCGTAGAGGAGCTGTTCAAGGTGCTGAGCGAGCTGGTAGATGGGTATGTGCAGCAGGAGCTGACAGCGCTACAAATTCAGTCGGCCCTGGTTGACGTCAACACGATCGTGCTGACCGTGCTGCAGGAGGTGGTCAAGTATCGGGAATCGAAGGCGGGCACGTTCACGGTGCGCGAAGAGCTGCAGAAGCGCTACGAGCAGATACCTTGGACGGCAATGGCCGGCAAGCACGGTTTGCGGGACGTGCTGCTACAGCTGATCAGCTGCACGCTGCGCCACGGTGTGAAGGGGACGGCCGAACCGGAGTTTCGCATGAAGCATTTCAAGCACCTGACTGAACTGATCGACTATGTGCTGGATGGCCGCAAGACCTATCTGGAGAGCGTCCATGACGAGGAGAAGTATgcagtgctgctgcagcagtacGAATCGCAGCGGAGCGATCTTATTTATCCATTGG TGGAAGCGGAACAGTACGAGATGGCGGCCAAACTGGCGGAAAAGTATCTCGACTTCCAGACACTGGTGGAAATATGCGACAAAACCAACAACCAGGAACGGCTGGACGAGTATATCGAGCGCTACAAAGAGCACGACTTTTCGCAGTTTGCCATCAGCTGGCACATGAACCAGAACAGGCAGGGCGACATACTGCTGCGCTTCAAAAACAATCAGTCCGCGTTGGCCCGGTTCCTGGTGGACCATCCGTCGATGGCCTGGATACAGCTGCTGTTCAACGGCGAGATTGCGCAGGCGGCCGACGTCCTGCTTTCGCTGGCCCAGCGCGAGAAGGAGCTGTTGGCGCGCAAACGAGCGATGCTTTGTCTGGGCAAGCTGTGCctgctggcggcggaaggcgaCACGTTCCAGGGCCAGATCGATGCAATCAATGCGGAGCTGGAGCTGATCGACATACAGGAAAACATTCCATCGGAAATTTTGGAAATGTTCGGTTATGATACAAAGCACGCGAAGGTGCTAACGCCGGAGGAGATTGTTGAT CTATACATTGCCGATGAGTACAGCAAATCGAGCGAGAAAGAGTTCCGCTACGCACTTTCCCTGCTACCGTACGTGGAAGATCCGATCGAGGTGCGGCACCGGATTTGGTGTGCGGCCGTGCTGCGCGATTCGTGGGAGGAGTACAACAAAAATGCCCCCCTGGACAGTATGCAGAATATGCTGTTCTTTAGGCTGATCGACCTGTGCTACATCTCGGATGCGGGCGAGCTGGAAAACTTCCTGCCACCGTTGGAAAGCTTCCTGAACGCGCCGGAGCTGGGCGATCTAACGCAGAGCAAATCGTTCCAGTATCTAATGAAGCTGGGCTACGAGCACATCAACGAGTCGTACAGGAAGAAGTAA
- the LOC121590997 gene encoding charged multivesicular body protein 3, which produces MGLFGKSQDRNPKDMVQEWSSKLRKESFALDRQVRSIQREEDKIKRSLKEAAKKNDKEVCTILAKELIRSRKAINKIYTSKAHINSVQLQMKNQMATVRVAGSLAKSTEVMQAMQALVKLPEVAASMREMSKEMMKAGIIEEMIDETMESLEDVEEMEEEAQKEIDHVLWEITAGKLGEAPATPLANPTKDEPSTSRAEAEDADEEDDMKEMQNRLQALRS; this is translated from the exons ATGGGTCTGTTTGGCAAATCACAGGACCGCAATCCGAAAGATATG gtgcAGGAATGGTCGTCAAAGCTGCGCAAGGAATCGTTCGCACTCGACCGCCAGGTACGGTCCATCCAGCGAGAGGAGGACAAAATCAAACGGTCGCTGAAGGAGGCGGCGAAAAAGAACGACAAGGAAGTGTGCACGATACTGGCCAAGGAGCTGATTCGATCGCGCAAAGCGATCAACAAAATCTACACCAGCAAGGCGCACATCAACTCGGTGCAGCTGCAGATGAAGAACCAGATGGCGACCGTGCGGGTGGCCGGCTCCCTGGCCAAGTCGACCGAGGTGATGCAGGCGATGCAGGCGCTCGTGAAGCTGCCGGAGGTGGCCGCCTCGATGCGCGAAATGTCGAAGGAAATGATGAAGGCCGGCATCATCGAGGAGATGATCGACGAAACGATGGAATCGCTCGAGGACGTCGAGGAGATGGAGGAGGAAGCGCAGAAGGAGATCGATCACGTGCTGTGGGAAATTACGGCGGGCAAGCTGGGCGAGGCACCGGCCACCCCGCTCGCTAACCCGACCAAGGACGAACCGTCGACGTCGCGCGCCGAAGCGGAGGACgcggacgaggaggacgataTGAAGGAAATGCAGAACCGATTGCAGGCGCTGCGTTCGTGA